Proteins encoded in a region of the Pseudomonas viciae genome:
- the mmsB gene encoding 3-hydroxyisobutyrate dehydrogenase — protein MNIAFIGLGNMGAPMARNLLKAGHSLNLFDLNQTVLAELATLGGTISTSPRDAAQGAALVITMLPAAAHVRSVWLGEDGVLAGIAAGTPAVDCSTIDPQTARDVAAAAARQGVAMADAPVSGGTGGAAAGTLTFMVGASAELFATLQPVLAQMGRNIVRCGEVGTGQIAKICNNLLLGISMVGVSEAMALGDALGIDTQVLAGIINSSTGRCWSSDTYNPWPGVIETAPASRGYTGGFGADLMLKDLGLATEAARQAHQPVVLGAVAQQLYQAMSQRGEGGKDFSAIVNSYRKPQ, from the coding sequence ATGAACATCGCCTTTATCGGCCTCGGCAACATGGGCGCCCCCATGGCGCGCAATCTGCTCAAGGCCGGCCATTCGCTGAACCTGTTCGACCTGAACCAGACGGTGCTGGCCGAGCTGGCAACGCTAGGTGGCACTATCAGCACCTCGCCGCGGGATGCGGCCCAGGGCGCGGCACTGGTGATCACCATGCTGCCGGCCGCGGCCCATGTGCGCAGTGTCTGGCTGGGGGAAGACGGCGTGCTGGCCGGTATCGCCGCTGGTACGCCAGCGGTGGATTGCAGCACCATCGATCCACAGACCGCCCGCGATGTCGCCGCCGCTGCCGCCAGGCAGGGCGTGGCGATGGCCGACGCTCCCGTCTCGGGCGGCACCGGCGGTGCGGCAGCTGGCACGTTGACCTTCATGGTCGGTGCCAGCGCTGAGCTGTTTGCCACCTTGCAACCGGTGCTGGCGCAAATGGGCCGTAACATTGTGCGTTGCGGAGAGGTCGGCACCGGGCAGATCGCCAAAATCTGCAACAACCTGCTGCTGGGAATTTCCATGGTGGGCGTCAGCGAAGCCATGGCCCTGGGCGACGCTCTGGGGATCGACACCCAGGTGCTGGCCGGGATCATCAACAGCTCGACGGGTCGTTGCTGGAGTTCGGACACCTACAACCCATGGCCGGGCGTGATTGAAACGGCGCCGGCGTCCCGAGGTTACACCGGCGGTTTCGGTGCGGACCTGATGCTCAAGGACTTGGGCCTGGCCACCGAAGCCGCGCGGCAGGCCCATCAGCCGGTGGTGCTGGGGGCGGTGGCTCAGCAGTTGTATCAGGCGATGAGCCAGCGGGGCGAGGGCGGCAAGGATTTTTCGGCAATTGTTAACAGCTATCGCAAGCCGCAATAG
- a CDS encoding proline dehydrogenase family protein, translating to MPSQDTCVLISAGLKKLALNQECRDAFSKDSLFFRLFEQAAHRYIIASDRETLRDKLQLLRNKGYRLGVEYVGEENHDPHVVQTFVDEYLKSIQTFSKAGLTPQLGFDLSAVGMLISQETAYRNAATILSAAAEHNIPVMISMEHSSAVDKILEVYSQLAPDHANIGLTVQAHLHRTVDDLSAIIGYGRKIRLVKGVYNEAPEIALPRGAELDERYLTLLAEILEARIAVSCATQDPTLIKRIFDQGYHSQIQELEMLHGVQPETLRKAKEAGLACRIAAVYGDSWYLHFLHRLAESPENVLEALADFYDPSRIVFGAGY from the coding sequence ATGCCTTCGCAGGATACGTGCGTACTTATATCTGCCGGCCTTAAAAAGTTGGCGCTGAATCAAGAATGTCGAGACGCCTTCAGTAAAGACTCATTATTCTTCAGGTTATTCGAGCAAGCGGCTCACCGCTATATTATCGCCTCGGATCGAGAAACACTCCGTGATAAGCTGCAATTACTCCGCAATAAAGGCTATCGACTCGGTGTTGAGTATGTCGGCGAGGAGAATCATGATCCTCACGTCGTACAAACGTTCGTCGATGAGTACCTGAAATCTATCCAGACTTTCTCCAAGGCTGGATTAACTCCACAGTTGGGTTTCGATTTAAGCGCAGTGGGCATGCTTATTTCCCAGGAAACTGCCTATCGCAACGCCGCCACTATCTTGTCTGCTGCCGCAGAACATAACATTCCCGTGATGATTAGCATGGAACACTCTTCGGCGGTCGATAAGATCCTCGAAGTGTATTCCCAGTTGGCCCCAGATCACGCCAATATTGGCCTCACTGTGCAAGCCCACTTGCATAGAACAGTTGATGATCTATCTGCAATCATTGGTTATGGTCGTAAAATCAGATTGGTCAAAGGCGTTTATAACGAAGCGCCTGAAATAGCCCTGCCGCGGGGAGCGGAACTGGATGAGCGCTATTTGACGTTACTCGCCGAAATCCTCGAGGCCAGGATTGCGGTCAGTTGTGCGACGCAGGATCCCACCTTGATCAAGCGCATTTTCGACCAGGGGTACCATTCGCAGATCCAGGAACTGGAAATGCTCCACGGGGTGCAACCCGAGACGTTGCGCAAAGCCAAAGAAGCAGGGCTGGCTTGCCGTATCGCGGCGGTTTACGGCGACAGCTGGTACCTGCATTTTCTGCATCGACTCGCGGAGTCGCCTGAAAACGTCCTGGAAGCTCTCGCAGACTTCTACGACCCCTCCCGCATTGTCTTTGGCGCAGGTTATTAA
- a CDS encoding threonine aldolase family protein encodes MFIDLRSDTVTKPTEGMRKAIYQAEVGDDCFGEDPSVRALEEYCANYFQKEAALFTSGGTLSNQLAIKALTNPGDEIFLDASYHINFYESASTSAFSGVNFSLSNHDNGLFDVSDLEKLHASKCRWSQNYALPRVVVIENTLGCKGGAIFPLQQMNNVFAYARDIGAYRYLDGARILHASIASGIDVTSYTDNADLLSMCLSKGLGAPIGSIMVGSQELILRAKKYRKWFGGDLHQAGMMAAAGLYAMQNHVERLVEDHEHAALLHQLLNDIDETPARYKGTNMVTLDVASLGVAPVQFAAVLRQNGVGGLPYNAREMRFMPHIDISRDDIYKAAGIIKDTVRALSRAGETVK; translated from the coding sequence ATGTTTATCGATCTCAGAAGCGATACGGTAACCAAGCCAACGGAAGGCATGCGCAAGGCGATTTATCAGGCAGAAGTGGGTGATGACTGTTTCGGTGAAGACCCGAGCGTGCGTGCGCTGGAGGAATACTGTGCCAATTACTTCCAGAAGGAAGCGGCGCTGTTCACCTCGGGTGGCACCTTGAGCAACCAGTTGGCAATCAAGGCACTGACCAACCCGGGCGATGAGATATTCCTGGACGCCTCGTACCACATCAATTTCTACGAGTCCGCCTCGACGTCGGCCTTTTCAGGGGTCAACTTTTCGCTTTCCAATCACGACAATGGCCTGTTCGACGTCAGTGACCTGGAAAAGCTCCACGCCTCCAAATGCCGCTGGAGTCAGAACTACGCGTTGCCACGGGTGGTGGTGATTGAAAACACCCTCGGCTGTAAAGGTGGTGCCATCTTTCCTCTGCAGCAAATGAACAATGTCTTTGCCTATGCCAGGGATATCGGTGCCTATCGTTATCTCGACGGTGCACGCATTCTCCATGCGTCTATTGCCTCCGGCATCGATGTGACGTCATACACCGACAACGCTGATCTGCTGTCCATGTGTCTGTCAAAGGGGTTGGGAGCGCCGATCGGTTCGATCATGGTGGGTTCCCAGGAGTTGATACTGCGCGCTAAAAAATACCGGAAATGGTTCGGCGGCGATCTGCACCAGGCCGGCATGATGGCGGCTGCCGGGCTTTATGCGATGCAGAATCACGTTGAACGGCTGGTCGAAGACCATGAGCACGCAGCCTTGCTGCACCAGTTGCTCAACGATATCGACGAGACGCCCGCGCGCTACAAGGGCACTAACATGGTCACCCTGGACGTTGCCTCGCTGGGTGTTGCACCGGTGCAGTTCGCAGCTGTTCTGCGCCAGAACGGGGTGGGGGGCTTGCCGTATAACGCCAGGGAAATGCGCTTCATGCCGCATATCGACATCAGTCGCGACGATATTTATAAAGCCGCCGGGATTATCAAGGATACCGTTCGAGCGCTCAGTCGGGCCGGGGAGACGGTCAAGTGA